The Elusimicrobiota bacterium genome window below encodes:
- the recR gene encoding recombination mediator RecR: MIHPKNLQRLIDAFQKLPGVGPKMAERLSYHVLLNSSTEAEELIEAIKEIKLSLRLCSECYSPTEKDLCSICNDNSRDRSVICIVKNSSSLNAIEHTKRFNGLYHVLEKIISPLDGTFPEKERVKKLIQRLGNGVKEVIIATDTDTEGEMTSNYLAELIKEKHVKVSRLGYGMPLGGTIEYADEITLSRSLDGRKEI, translated from the coding sequence ATGATACACCCCAAAAATCTCCAACGACTGATAGACGCATTTCAGAAATTACCCGGCGTAGGCCCTAAAATGGCCGAACGGCTTTCCTATCATGTACTGCTGAATAGCTCAACAGAAGCAGAGGAGTTAATAGAAGCGATAAAAGAAATAAAATTATCGCTGAGGCTTTGTTCAGAATGTTATTCGCCTACAGAAAAAGATTTATGCAGTATTTGTAACGATAATTCCAGGGACAGGTCGGTGATTTGCATAGTAAAAAACTCTTCTTCGCTCAATGCCATTGAGCATACAAAGAGGTTTAATGGTTTGTATCACGTATTGGAAAAAATCATTTCGCCGCTTGACGGCACATTCCCGGAAAAAGAAAGAGTAAAAAAACTGATTCAGCGGCTTGGTAACGGAGTTAAGGAAGTTATAATTGCCACGGATACCGATACCGAAGGGGAAATGACCTCAAATTATCTGGCGGAACTTATAAAAGAAAAACACGTGAAGGTTTCCAGGCTGGGTTACGGCATGCCTCTCGGCGGGACCATAGAATACGCCGATGAAATCACCCTCTCCCGCTCCCTTGACGGCCGAAAAGAGATATGA
- the dnaX gene encoding DNA polymerase III subunit gamma/tau, with the protein MSYLVLARKYRPKNFDELVGQSHISEVLKNAIEKNRIAHAYIFSGPRGTGKTTAARIFTKALNCPDKKNSQPCDQCPNCKEIADSNSIDVMEIDGASNRGIEEIRALRDNARFAPASSEYKIYIIDEAHQITDAAFNALLKTLEEPPEHVIFILATTDPQKIPLTILSRCQRFKFRPLSTTEITNHLEKLSKLEKFDVDKSAFRLIAQISNGSIRDSLSMLDQVVSFSPDEKVTDKTVRDLIGLSPLELVTALVDLIIEKNAKGILERITQIASEGYDFLQVARDLREYFRKLTFTNYIDIDKDIVESLLPEEVEALKKHKGLFPENILLRNLHLANRCIEEMRFSDNTRLIFELYALKLMQQTAGIDELINKLSLMEKNLNVPGWAAEDETPAASVKQTFTAATENKMPANTPPAVSGSAEESKWQLVLVEIKKQKPLVADFLETYKHKRFCEGEIVLLIPGGMLLERIKSNLNFVEPAVRKIFGEQTKLRCEPLQKNATPVAQTPAAAAKAEKAPSEIVEEVDDSLPSDDDEPPIVKSGDVFEAGPEKHETNVIEDPVIKKVADAFHGKIVNR; encoded by the coding sequence ATGTCGTATTTAGTCCTTGCAAGAAAATACAGGCCGAAAAATTTCGATGAACTGGTAGGGCAGTCGCATATAAGCGAAGTCCTTAAAAACGCTATTGAAAAAAACCGCATAGCGCATGCTTATATTTTCAGCGGCCCCAGGGGAACCGGAAAAACAACCGCCGCAAGAATTTTTACCAAGGCATTAAACTGCCCGGATAAGAAAAATTCCCAGCCCTGCGACCAGTGTCCGAATTGCAAAGAAATTGCCGACAGCAACTCAATTGATGTAATGGAAATTGACGGCGCATCCAACCGCGGCATTGAAGAAATACGCGCCCTGCGCGATAATGCGCGTTTTGCTCCTGCGTCGTCGGAATATAAAATTTATATAATAGACGAAGCCCACCAGATAACAGATGCGGCGTTCAACGCCCTTTTAAAAACGCTTGAAGAACCTCCGGAACACGTAATATTCATTCTGGCAACTACGGATCCGCAAAAAATACCTTTAACCATACTTTCCCGCTGCCAGAGATTCAAATTCAGGCCGCTTTCAACAACGGAAATTACTAACCATCTTGAAAAACTTTCAAAGTTGGAAAAGTTTGACGTAGATAAAAGCGCATTCCGGCTTATTGCGCAGATTTCTAACGGCTCAATAAGAGATTCATTAAGCATGCTGGACCAGGTAGTATCCTTTTCACCGGACGAGAAAGTTACGGACAAAACAGTCCGCGACCTCATCGGCCTAAGCCCTCTGGAACTGGTAACAGCCCTGGTAGACTTAATAATAGAAAAAAATGCTAAAGGAATTCTTGAAAGGATAACGCAGATAGCCTCGGAAGGGTATGATTTTCTTCAGGTGGCGCGCGATTTGAGGGAATATTTCAGAAAACTCACATTTACCAATTATATCGATATTGATAAGGATATCGTCGAATCACTCCTGCCGGAAGAAGTTGAAGCGCTTAAAAAGCATAAAGGGTTATTTCCTGAAAATATTTTACTGCGCAATCTTCACCTTGCAAACCGCTGTATAGAGGAAATGCGTTTCAGCGACAACACCAGGCTGATATTTGAATTGTACGCTCTTAAACTTATGCAGCAGACTGCGGGAATAGACGAACTGATAAATAAACTTAGTTTAATGGAAAAAAACTTGAACGTTCCCGGATGGGCGGCAGAAGACGAAACCCCGGCGGCCTCTGTTAAACAAACGTTTACCGCTGCGACAGAAAATAAAATGCCAGCAAATACGCCGCCCGCAGTATCGGGCAGCGCAGAAGAATCAAAATGGCAGCTGGTTTTGGTAGAAATAAAAAAACAAAAGCCGCTTGTGGCTGATTTTCTTGAAACCTATAAACACAAAAGATTTTGCGAAGGGGAAATAGTCCTGCTTATACCCGGCGGTATGCTGCTTGAAAGAATAAAATCAAACCTTAACTTTGTAGAGCCGGCAGTAAGAAAAATTTTTGGGGAGCAAACAAAGCTGAGGTGCGAGCCCCTGCAAAAGAATGCAACCCCTGTTGCGCAAACGCCGGCAGCTGCTGCAAAGGCTGAAAAAGCGCCTTCGGAAATTGTTGAGGAAGTAGACGATAGTCTCCCTTCAGATGACGACGAGCCACCCATAGTGAAAAGCGGCGATGTATTTGAAGCAGGCCCGGAAAAACATGAAACAAACGTAATAGAGGATCCGGTAATAAAAAAAGTCGCCGACGCTTTTCATGGCAAAATCGTAAATAGATAA
- the mtaB gene encoding tRNA (N(6)-L-threonylcarbamoyladenosine(37)-C(2))-methylthiotransferase MtaB → MLIYFYTSGCKVNQYETQVLREQLCINGNTLTENIKEADICVINSCTVTHNADADCRQVARRILRVNPRAKIIVTGCYAVSSKEEIEKLSPNIKVFADKSKLLQELKHDRTPAGIESISSFHKHSRAFVKIQDGCDAFCSYCIVPRVRTKMWSKPKEPLFAELEALIKNGYQEVVLCGIRLGKYENGKNYKLTNLVKDIISNFDNLKVHFSSLEIAEITGELLELMLNLPERIVRHFHIPLQSGDDEILKKMKRPYSSKTFGEKIKYIYSRIPNIEITTDVIVGFPGETLEQFNNTLEFVKRNKFSKLHVFRYSPRKGTPASAMPDKVGPVEIKRRAKAVQIIYTKLMKPK, encoded by the coding sequence ATGCTAATCTACTTCTATACTTCCGGGTGTAAAGTAAATCAATATGAAACACAGGTTTTAAGGGAACAACTTTGCATAAACGGAAATACGCTAACGGAAAATATTAAAGAAGCGGATATTTGTGTAATAAATTCCTGCACGGTCACTCATAATGCTGATGCCGACTGCAGGCAGGTTGCCAGGAGAATCTTGCGGGTAAATCCCAGGGCAAAAATCATTGTTACCGGTTGTTACGCTGTAAGTTCAAAAGAAGAAATTGAAAAACTTTCGCCAAATATCAAAGTTTTTGCCGATAAATCAAAGCTTTTGCAGGAATTAAAACATGATAGAACACCCGCCGGTATCGAATCGATCAGCAGTTTCCATAAACATTCCCGGGCTTTTGTAAAAATACAGGACGGTTGTGACGCTTTCTGCAGTTACTGCATTGTTCCGCGCGTCAGAACAAAAATGTGGAGCAAACCAAAGGAACCCTTGTTTGCCGAACTAGAGGCACTGATAAAAAACGGTTATCAGGAAGTTGTTTTATGCGGAATAAGGCTGGGGAAATATGAAAATGGAAAGAATTATAAACTGACAAACCTGGTTAAAGATATTATCTCAAATTTTGATAATCTGAAAGTTCATTTTTCTTCCCTTGAAATAGCCGAAATTACAGGTGAATTGCTTGAACTGATGTTAAATTTACCGGAGAGGATTGTACGGCATTTCCATATACCCCTGCAGTCCGGGGACGATGAAATTCTAAAAAAGATGAAACGCCCTTATTCCTCAAAAACATTTGGAGAAAAAATAAAATACATTTATTCCAGAATTCCAAATATAGAAATAACCACGGATGTAATTGTCGGTTTCCCAGGAGAAACCTTGGAACAGTTCAATAATACGTTAGAATTTGTAAAAAGAAACAAGTTTTCAAAGCTTCATGTGTTCAGGTATTCCCCCAGGAAAGGAACCCCGGCATCCGCTATGCCTGATAAAGTTGGCCCGGTAGAAATAAAACGAAGGGCAAAAGCGGTTCAGATAATTTATACTAAACTGATGAAGCCAAAATAG